ccctttattaatccggggtcgccacagcggaatgaaccgccaacttatccagcacatgttttacgcagcggatgcccttccagccgcaactcatctctgggaaagtgACCGTGGTATCACATGTAATGTGTTTGAGCCTGACCCCATGAAGCCCCCACAACTATGCAGCATGTTAATCGAATACCCTGTCTTTCTGTTAACAGTTTTCAagcttttgttaaaataaatgttatcttGGATTTAACCTTTTTTGAAAATATACAcgtaaaaaacatttcattttaaattaaagtatGCACTTTACCTATTTTAATTTGTATGCCTACATTCTATTAACTAgtattttacacacacattccAGTCACTTTAATACTTTTTCTTTTTAAGTTAAAAGCCAATTAAACAGAGATAACATTTAAAAGGGTCAACAGTAATCTACATAACTGCTTACAAGGGgaaaaaggccaaaaaaaaaaaaaaaaaaaaacaagactaaatgttgacagacagacagacagataaaaacagttgatagatagatatagatagatagatagaaacagttgatagatagatatagatagatagatagaaacagttgatagatagatagataaatagatagataaaacagttgatatagatagataaatagatagatagaaacagttgatagatatagatagatagatagatagataaaaacagtagatagatagataaaaacagtagatagatagataaaaacagttgatagatagatagatagataaaaacagtagatagatagataaaaacagtagatagatagataaaaacagtagatagatagataaaaacagttgatagatagatagatagataaaaacagtagatagatagataaaaacagtagataaatagatagataaaaacagttgatagatagatagataaatagatagataaaaacagttgatagatagatagataaatagatggataaaaacagttgatagatagataaaaacagttgatagatagatagatagatagataaaaacagttgatagatagatagatagatagatagatagatagatagatagatagataaaaacagtagatagatagatagataaaaacagtagatagatagataaataaaaacagtagatagatagataaaaacagttgatagatagatagatagatagataaaaacagtagatagatagataaaaacagtagatagatagatagataaaaacagtagatagatatagataaaaacagtagatagatagataaaaacagtagatagatagataaaaacagtagatagatagataaaaacagtagatagatagataaaaacagtagatagatagataaaaacagttgatagatagataaaaacagtagatagatagatagataaaaacagtagatagatagatagatagatagatagatagataaaaacagttgatagatagataaaaacagtagatatagataaataaaaacagtagatagataaaaacagtagatagatagataaaaacagttgatagatagatagatagatagatagatagataaaaacagtagatagatagatagataaaaacagtagatatagataaataaaaacagtagatagatagataaaaacagttgatagatatagataaaaacagtagatagatagataaaaacagttgatagatagataaaaacagtagatagatagataaaaacagttgatagatatagataaaaacagtagatagatagataaaaacagttgatagatagataaaaacagtagatagatagataaaaacagttgatagatagataaaaacagttgatagatatagataaaaacagtagatagatagataaaaacagtagatagataaaaacagtagatagatagataaaaacagttgatagatatagataaaaacagtagatagatagataaaaacagttgatagatagatagataaaaacagtatagatagatatagataaaaacagtagatagatagatagataaaaacagtagatagatagatagataaaaacagtatagatagataaaaacagtagatagatagataaaaacagtagatagatagataaaaacagtagatagatagataaaaacagtagatagatagataaaaacagtagatagatagataaaaacagtagatagatagataaaaacagtagatagatagataaaaacagtagatagatagataaaaacagtagatagatagataaaaacagtagatagatagatagataaaaacagtagatagatagataaaaacagtagatagatagataaaaacagtagatagatagataaaaacagtagatagatagataaaaacagtagatagatagatagataaaaacagtagatagatagataaaaacagtagatagatagataaaaacagtagatagatagataaaaacagtagatagatagataaaaacagtagatagatagataaaaacagtagatagatagatagataaatagatagataaaaacagttgatagatatagatagatagatagatagatagatagatagatagatagatagatagatagaaacagttgATAGAGAtagattaaatataaatgttctcAGTCTCAGCACTGCATGTGAAAATTAAACGTTCAGTTCATTCTTTAATGATGTGCAGCATGTCAATATGACAATCTTCTTGCATTTATTCACttatactgtattttatataaGCATATTGCAttcatattatattgtatttagcCACATGCTAGATCCCAATATTCCTGCAACTACAACGATGGGAAAGGTGAAGGATTTATTGGTGTATTTATACTCATACAAGTAACAAACACCATGAACCCGAACACGTGATcttacaaataaaaacatcttaaaaataagaagctaaattaacaataaaatctGTCAAGAGAAGCGAAGGGTTTAAATAAATGTCCAAGTGTCTCCTAGACAAAAGTAGCATGAGCTCTTTACAATACAAAATCATCTTCAGGAGACTCACATCCAATAATAGACACAGTCTGTGCATCCAAACACTAAGTACACTTCTTTTCTCTCCCATGATGCACTGGGGCAGCACATTTCTCAAGAGTGTTGAAGCTCCATAATAAAGCATCAAAAGTTTCATCAACAGAACTCATCTGATCCACAATCagtattttttgtaattacaaTATAGTGAGTGCCACCAGTAAACTCCAGGATTTCCAACCCAAGATGAGCTGATTAGTCATTTAAATAAGTCTCTTTCTCCTCGACCAATCACGGATAGATCAGAAGACCCTGTCGAACTCTGATTGGCTGGTGGTGGCTGGGTTTCTGTTCTGATTGGCCGGCTGCTGAGGCATGTGACCTCTCCTGCGGGGCGGGGCTAGATACTCAAACATGGAGGTGTTGTGTGTGGAGAGCATGTTTTTGAGGTCAGAGGGCATGGGGTCAGACCAGAAGAAGTCGTGGTTAAGAGCGTCGTCGCTGTCGATTCTCTGCGCCGGATCCAGAACCAGCAGTTTGTCGATGAGGTCCAGAGCGTACGGGTCTTTCACATACGCCTTCAGCCGATCCTTCACCTTACGCTTCTGACCTTTAGGAAGCTCCATCTTCTGATACAGTTCATACTTCTTATCCACACCCGGCCAGACCTGAGACGGTGCAGAATACAGGTGTTAAATATAGGCGGATCAATAAATACTAGTGCTGGGTTTACACAGGTTTCATCAAGACTTTATgaccattttaagaccataatgaatgaaatttcagacaaTTGTGTCGGCATCATTGTGTatagtgtagtggttagtgcatcgacgcATGGCACTCTGGTGTTCACAGCGACCagagttcaattcccgcctcaaggtcctatgccgatccttcccctctctctctgctcccacactttcctgtctatactctctactgtcctatccaataaaggctattttcatggcagaaACTATTGAAAAAAGAATTCAACTGTAatgtttacaaataataataataataataataatattgatgataaaaacagataaatttttatatctgtgatgAAATAATTCTGTTAAagtcaaattaataaatacataaagaatTTACATgattcattattatattaataagtaCTGAACATGGATTgaagtttaatgtttatcatgCCCACTTtaaaacatgcacatacataaGCAAAAAATATGCAATTGAACACGAACTCAAGTGTCCTATTTATGCTTAAGTAAACAGATAAATGAATAACATTCAATTAAAAGTTTCATATctttttttgtacaatttgtttttgaaaaatacacacacatgcacgcgcacgcacgcacacacacacacaagtattaAAAACCAAACATGCATTTAAGTTTCATATGAACAGCTACGTCTCCATccaccttttttaatgcacattttggatatggtTAATGGAAAtgtcaagatgcgcatacattttgagaATGCGCATAAACATATGAGCATAACTGAGatggataaactttttattcgataagagaaaatgcgcataaaccacaatggaaacacttttaccgaacaaattccagcgtgcgcatttaaaaaggtcatgtgattttgtgatgagatcatgtgatgataaaaatgtgtgtaaatggacaaaccagcaggctgagcacactgtaaaccatctgaaatgttgttttggtcattcaaaaTCACCttgaccatttcagtattagtgttattatattattaatgacctccagaatcaaacGTGTCTGTGcgccgcgtctgacaccttcaaacgccaccgcgtgttcactgcatgtcaggaaaTGTctgaagtcatttattaaatgaagaaaagattgacgcagcttctcatacagcagcaaattccgtttttactgttgatatttggcggcagataatcaggaagtgaccatgttgttcactttgactcactggatggaaacgctgctttattcacacgtgtTTTAttcaataatccagttttgctcaaagttaattcacatttttggatggaaacagagctAATGCTCATCAAATcaaagttttgtttatttatttaaacttctATTAAAGGTTTCAAGTgtaatatttatgcttttttgtacaatttttaagtaggaaacatgcaaataaatacatttaacaaataaagatTCAAGTCATCCTTCATGATTAAGCTCTCTGTGATAATTTTATGTGAGCTACACCAATTGAAAAAAAACCTGAATTTACACGTTTGAAGTAAAATATCttcaaataaacttaaaaataaagatttaagttTTACATAAATGCTTATTGCACTTGGTTTACTAAATGacaattaatgtttattaaagtaaaaataattacattgatTCAAGttaattattaccattttttGCACTAATTTATGTGacattttcccagtactgggttgcagctggaagggcattcgctgcataaaacacatgccagaGTCGCTAGCATGATAAATCAgggacgaaggaaaatgaatgaatttaggtaAAATATGCACAAAAATCCTGAAAATAAAAAGCTGACAACGAATGTGAGGAGTATGTTTTCGGTTGGCTATTGCGTGACCTGATCCTCCAATAACACTGGAGTAAAGTGTGTACCTCAGGAGTGATGGATCCGCACAGCTGACTGATGAGTGTGAGCTGGTGCTGCTCTGTGTTGCCCTGCATGATGGGGCTTCTGGTCCACATCTCTGCCATGATGCACCCCGCGCCCCATAGGTCTATGGGAGGCCCGTAGTCTCTCTCGCctacaaaaataaagaataaataaataaatccatattgTGATGATCCCAAATCTCCAGACCTCATTTAACAATGTAATAGATCCTGATTAGATGACTGCATTACTAATCTATAAATGGTTTAATGTGTATGTAAGAGATGTTGTGCTAGCTAGGGCAGGTCACTGTGTGGTTACTCAGAAGTCCTCCTCAGAAGTCAATACCTACCATCGAGTCGACTCTAAtattttgggtttgtttttgcAATACTTAAATCCTGAGCGGATCATAACAATAAGAATACAAGGCGAAATCGAGAAGTAACAAGTGTTTGATGTGGTTTCACCCACCCAGCAATAGTTCAGGCGGTCGGTACCACAGAGTGACCACCCGGTTTGTGTAGCGATTCCCTTGACTGTTTTTGGCCAAACTGAAGGCTCTGGCCAGGCCGAAATCAGCCAGCTTCAGGACACCATCTCTGGTGATCAGGACATTGGCTGCCTTCATGTCTCTGTGAAGGATctgaaacaaaacacacatacaacacTTCAGTCTGAGTCTGGAAACACTgcagtcactttggataaaatgCCTTGTAAAAGCACAGAAGGACctggacacaccaagctgacgcCAAACTACTAGCACCAACAAAACCTACTATTGTCGAGCTGGATCCCATCTAGAAAGAAAAGCGGTGCATGACCAGACCAAACTGACAAAAGACGACTGAAAGAGCCACATTCTGCATCTGCGCAAGGACGTGTCTTTCCCCACCAGCAGGGGGCAGTATCTATTTTCTCCTTCCACACAGGGAAACCAAACTTCCGATGAGCACAaattgtaaacaaagcagcgttcaGTACCATAATCACAGTAATAGCCACTCACTACGGTGGGATTTGCTTGTGCAAATACATCTAATAATCCATACAGCTTGCAAATACTTGTAGTGAAATTGGAGCTGTGCTCTTCGTGACCCTTCTTGCCGTGAATTCTTTACTTGCGACGTCACACTCAAACTCGGATTTGTTGCTGAAAAACCAATCTGAGCGCGCCCGACAGCCGATGCCAATTCTACACACGGAATTGCACCAACAAGCTCTAAAATTAACCCAACATGTAGAGCACATCAAACCAACTAGCTGGACCAACGAAGCCCAATGGCCGACCAGAGTTGGTGTGTGCCAGCTCTAACAAACCATTTATAATTATGCAATTACAGTGATCCGATCACAAGTAGTTAGCAAAGatgcattactttttttttttttatcaattcagGTGTGTAAACCCTTCCATTAGCtaactcttctctgattggtcagctagccACATCTGTTTTGACTGGTCTTTCCGACCATTTGAGAGTGCTGTTATTTTGGGGGCAGGTGGGGTTTATGCAAATATGTTCCAGTGATCTCGTTGATGTAGGTCAGCAGCAGGTAAAAGACTGTAAAATTGACAATAATTGCAAAATGGTttcaattgtaattatttttctgaactaatgaaaacagctgaGCTCGCTCTAGTAAGCCTGCTGTCATACCTTGTTTCTGTGTATGTAGTAGAGTCCGTTGAGCAGCATCTGCATGACCCTCTTGATCTCCGCCAGTGTGAACTTAACATTAGCGTTGCTCAGCAGTCCAGCGAGGTCATGCTCACAGAAGTCAAACACCAGATAAATGCTGCCCTTATAACGGTTAAACTGAGTGGCTGAAAGAAAGGAGACCAGCAAACAAAGCACTTTTATTGGTATTACAATCCTCGAAACAAGAGCTAGATTAAAtgatgttatttaaaagaaaaactagCAATGCTTAActttaacaaaatacaattagtagtaaataaatgtcttaataatgtgtcaaaaatatctgcagaaaaaaaattaaatcacaatatCAACAtataaattaaagtataaatggCATCACTGCTTTTAATGCTGTATTTTCTAGGAATACAAGCTGTTAAGACTTAAAACAAACATGAACGCTCTTCCTCAAAACAAACCCTACAGTGCCCCCTAGTGTACACAGAGCAAATATAAATAACTCAAGTCACTAAAAATGATCCGAATCGTGCCAGGACTCACTGTAAATTAACTTACATAatacaataaatggaaaataaataaataaaggtgccACAAATTTGGATTTGTTCCAAATGAGACAGATACAAGTATTTATATTGTGCATTGCAAAAATtggttaacccttgtgtgctgttggggatgttttcatccactctggggtgattttgagtcttaaatttggccacaactttctcagTGTTTCAGCAATTGGAATGATTTCTGGTGACAAATCTtactttgacacatattttggtaaaatgctttgaaaatttgcaaaaatttaacaaatacactctgggcaaattgactaccctttcattatattggtggctgtttttgccccattgacttccattataatgacattttttgacacCACTGTTTACCATTTTTTGACACCACTGTTTGGAAGAGGTGAAACCTTTTAATTTTACTGTTAATAATCAGCTGCAGTGCAAACAAAGCTTAGTTTCAGCCTTCTATATGAAGAAGAGTGTGTGCCTGAGAGAGAATTTTGCATACTTGCACTGATATGTCAAAAAtaatctcagctctcagaacatagtaaacatagtaagtgtatttctgcacgCACACTACAATCTGCTGCTTTACTCCACAGAACTCCATATAATAGCCGGAAacatttttgcacaggcctatctaaagcgttaatgctgccaactgatgatcaacagtaaaaa
The sequence above is drawn from the Danio aesculapii chromosome 21, fDanAes4.1, whole genome shotgun sequence genome and encodes:
- the cdk9 gene encoding cyclin-dependent kinase 9 isoform X1, which encodes MQRDKTGSSGGGEKPDRETAIMSKYYDGVEFPFCDEFSKYEKLAKIGQGTFGEVFKAKHRQTGKKVALKKVLMENEKEGFPITALREIKILQLLKHENVVNLIEICRTKGEATQFNRYKGSIYLVFDFCEHDLAGLLSNANVKFTLAEIKRVMQMLLNGLYYIHRNKILHRDMKAANVLITRDGVLKLADFGLARAFSLAKNSQGNRYTNRVVTLWYRPPELLLGERDYGPPIDLWGAGCIMAEMWTRSPIMQGNTEQHQLTLISQLCGSITPEVWPGVDKKYELYQKMELPKGQKRKVKDRLKAYVKDPYALDLIDKLLVLDPAQRIDSDDALNHDFFWSDPMPSDLKNMLSTHNTSMFEYLAPPRRRGHMPQQPANQNRNPATTSQSEFDRVF
- the cdk9 gene encoding cyclin-dependent kinase 9 isoform X2 — protein: MQRDKTGSSGGGEKPDRETAIMSKYYDGVEFPFCDEFSKYEKLAKIGQGTFGEVFKAKHRQTGKKVALKKVLMENEKEGFPITALREIKILQLLKHENVVNLIEICRTKATQFNRYKGSIYLVFDFCEHDLAGLLSNANVKFTLAEIKRVMQMLLNGLYYIHRNKILHRDMKAANVLITRDGVLKLADFGLARAFSLAKNSQGNRYTNRVVTLWYRPPELLLGERDYGPPIDLWGAGCIMAEMWTRSPIMQGNTEQHQLTLISQLCGSITPEVWPGVDKKYELYQKMELPKGQKRKVKDRLKAYVKDPYALDLIDKLLVLDPAQRIDSDDALNHDFFWSDPMPSDLKNMLSTHNTSMFEYLAPPRRRGHMPQQPANQNRNPATTSQSEFDRVF